The Argopecten irradians isolate NY chromosome 6, Ai_NY, whole genome shotgun sequence genome has a window encoding:
- the LOC138326300 gene encoding prostaglandin E2 receptor EP4 subtype-like, with translation MEGNVTIASGYSTTLANDNGATLEHLSPFSTTFNPMAFGHSTKLATADDVNVTTWNPVSTTEKPGQNLPVLPVVMMLLFGGTGNILALILLIYTSRKHKWRTFYRLVMALALSDFFGLVGPLPVSITAYVNNKKWMGGQPVCDFMSFSFIFAGMTSAMLAATMSLDRFLAVWFPFFYTHRLGNRRVNLTMAGICSFAFLLACLPLMGINANVHQFPGTWCFFNQFSTEADDKFFSYFYATLGMGMVVMMLVLNTLVIVVLAKRRGLRTQQEGGSDTRRVNDIYNVIFLVVLMLVFTICWLPLMVRILINQSALGSIDRVGDLMVMRLALTNQILDPWIYIILRKDSIAMIIRIGKRLLNKEAFKRRTYSENNIPSGSGRTSLSTV, from the exons atggAAGGAAATGTTACCATCGCATCCGGGTACTCTACAACCTTAGCAAATGATAATGGCGCTACCCTGGAACATCTGAGCCCCTTCAGTACCACTTTCAATCCAATGGCATTCGGACACTCCACAAAGTTAGCAACAGCAGATGACGTCAATGTAACAACTTGGAACCCCGTCAGTACCACAGAAAAGCCTGGTCAAAACCTCCCAGTTCTCCCTGTAGTTATGATGCTTTTGTTTGGTGGCACAGGaaatattttagctttaattctTCTAATCTACACATCCAGAAAACACAAATGGCGAACTTTCTATCGACTTGTGATGGCCCTGGCTTTATCAGACTTTTTTGGTCTTGTTGGTCCACTTCCAGTTTCCATTACCGCTTACGTCAATAACAAAAAATGGATGGGAGGACAACCAGTCTGTGACTTCATGTCTTTTTCGTTCATATTTGCTGGAATGACATCAGCAATGCTGGCTGCCACCATGTCCTTGGACCGTTTCCTCGCCGTCTGGTTTCCATTCTTCTACACCCACCGATTAGGAAATCGCCGGGTTAACCTCACAATGGCGGGTATATGCTCTTTTGCATTCCTCTTGGCTTGTCTGCCATTGATGGGTATCAACGCAAATGTTCATCAGTTTCCAGGAACTTGGTGTTTCTTCAATCAATTTTCGACCGAGGCGGATGATAAGTTCTTTTCGTACTTCTACGCCACTCTGGGGATGGGAATGGTTGTGATGATGCTTGTTCTGAACACTCTGGTGATTGTGGTTCTGGCCAAACGGAGGGGGTTAAGAACTCAACAAGAAGGTGGTTCTGACACACGGCGAGTCAATGACATATACAACGTTATATTCTTGGTGGTCCTTATGTTAGTTTTTACAATCTGCTGGCTCCCGCTTATG GTGCGGATATTAATTAACCAATCAGCGCTCGGCAGTATCGATCGTGTCGGTGACCTGATGGTCATGAGACTTGCTCTGACCAATCAAATCCTCGATCCATGGATCTACATTATCTTGCGGAAGGATTCCATAGCTATGATTATAAGAATAGGAAAGCGACTTCTGAACAAAGAGGCTTTTAAACGACGTACATATTCAGAGAATAATATCCCAAGTGGGTCAGGCAGAACTAGTTTAAGTACTGTTTGA
- the LOC138325242 gene encoding myosin heavy chain, clone 203-like gives MNIKTDWEGKVSSLLRETQSNLSRMKKRVGDGTGLRGYNDWKYRRYSSSSPTMRKYSSMSDISPPRTSQYPGGYPGGTSSLRQGTQLSTIPDNSYESFDAKNYTQATAYTGATMGAQGTTYTGTTGGAPPMFTQSLQEKLDQQNKLIDQLMQMVHKLESERNNYGEQIRDIRGEIKSLGGKMYDKNSDNTMERRMEQVKREMLSEIHVLQNQVQMYRNKGDNSVPDIQVTTLSRDMQDMKHTLREEMDTVRRDVEVLKSRLMKIEMDMSDVYSNRKDIERRQDRIDRTMHDLSSPTKTPSTPYWSPGHASTTSDKLHMSELRSTIATLQNKVDNMEASIHRDVTLSGGNRPYTQTNGYRGSDNTSVMDLEELNLSDDDDDETSLETFGEGPTKQKKTSKTSDPDNLVLDSDEDLDLDDLDLSDEDTVSLDSHHF, from the exons ATGAACATCAAAACTGACTGGGAGGGCAAGGTTTCGTCCCTTCTGCGTGAAACGCAATCAAATTTGTCCCGGATGAAG aAAAGAGTTGGTGATGGCACAGGCCTACGTGGATACAATGACTGGAAATATAGACGGT ATTCCAGTTCTTCTCCTACAATGAGAAAGTACTCTTCAATGTCCGACATATCCCCACCACGTACCTCCCAGTACCCGGGGGGTTACCCGGGGGGTACATCATCACTCCGCCAAGGGACACAACTCAGTACAATCCCAGATAATTCTTATGAATCCTTCGATGCTAAAAACTATACACAAGCAACAGCCTATACAGGAGCCACAATGGGAGCTCAAGGTACCACCTACACAGGAACCACAGGTGGTGCCCCGCCAATGTTCACACAGTCATTACAGGAAAAACTGGACCAACAAAATAAG CTTATAGATCAGTTGATGCAAATGGTTCACAAACTGGAGAGTGAACGGAACAATTATGGGGAGCAGATCCGGGATATCAGAG GAGAGATAAAGTCATTGGGTGGTAAGATGTATGACAAAAATTCAGACAACACAATGGAGCGTCGTATGGAACAGGTGAAGCGTGAAATGTTatctgaaatacatgtactacaaaATCAGGTGCAAATGTACCGAAACAAGGGGGACAATTCAGTGCCAGACATTCAAGTCACAACGCTCAGTAGAGACATGCAGGATAT GAAGCACACCTTGCGTGAAGAAATGGATACTGTAAGGAGAGATGTGGAAGTGCTGAAGAGTCGACTCA tgaaaatagAAATGGACATGTCTGATGTTTATTCCAACCGTAAAGATATTGAACGCCGTCAAGACAGAATTGATAGG ACCATGCATGATTTATCATCCCCTACCAAGACCCCGTCCACTCCATACTGGTCACCTGGTCATGCTTCTACAACATCAGACAAACTTCACATGTCAGAACTCAG GTCCACCATTGCTACATTACAAAATAAAGTTGACAATATGGAGGCATCCATTCATCGAGATGTCACATTATCTGGTGGAAACAGACCATACACACAGACAAATG GATATCGGGGCTCAGACAACACAAGTGTTATGGACCTAGAGGAACTCAATTtaagtgatgatgatgacgatgaaaCTAGTCTAGAAACTTTTGGAGAAGGACCAACCAAACAGAAGAAAACTTCAAAAACTTCAGACCCTGATAATCTTGTTCTGGACTCAG ATGAAGATTTAGACTTGGATGATTTAGATCTCAGTGATGaggatacagtatcattagacTCGCATCACTTCTGA